The DNA region ccctcttCTTTGAACAAATCTGCTCTGGGCTGAAGGGCACCCTGAGGATGCCCCCTCCTTCCCCAGGGGATGTGGTTGCCAAGAGCCTTGCATGGGATCAGAGCACCTGGCTCCAAACACTGGACCCCAGCATCGCACCTGTGCCTTGAGGAGCCACTCTGTTCTGTCCCCACTCAAAGGGTGCTACTTGACTAGTGGAGAGGAGGAGGTCACAGGGACTGAAAACACACAACCAGAACCCTGCCGCTCTGCACCCAGCAGCCGTGGGCCTGCGCCCATGTCGCTCCTTGGGGCTGCAGTCTCCTGTCCTGGCCGACAAGCCCCATTGCAGGTCCATTCCTGCAGTAGGCCAGGCTCAAATCCAAGCACGGTGCGTGCTTGTGTCTACCCATCACCTGACCCTGGCTCTGGTCAGGGGTCCGAGTGGCCTGCGGGACTCTGGTGAGAAGTTCCTCGTCTCTGCCCCAGCCACATGCATCGTGGCCTCTCCTAACCCTGTGCCACGACAGGGACTTGTGATCTGGCTTGGTGGCTCATCCGGCCATCCATGGCCACACTGCCACAGCATGTTTCACCCTGTAACTTCTTGGCACAGCCCAGGCATAGGGGGAAGGGCTTCTGCACCCAGCTCCAGTCCTAACTGTACCTTCCTAAATCATAACTGGAACAGAGCAGAGGTAACCTGGCAAGGAGTCAGAGGCAGGAGATGAGGTGGAGCCAGATTGGAGGGGTAACGGGGGTCCTGGACTCAACCAGAGGAGAGTGCTCCTGGCCTCAGGCCTGTGACCCCATAGGGAACaaatgcctccatttcctcaagCATGTCAGCTGCCATGAATGCACCCGTGCCGGTCTGAAAGGATCATGTACcgtagaaaagtcatgttttaatcctgatccatctcctggaggcagccttttcttctaatccctattcagtactgtaggttggaaacttgattagattatccctgCAGCCATATGACTCACCCAatggtgggtattaacctttgattagagggagatgtgattccattccaggtgggtcttgattagtttactgaaatcctttaaaagaggaaacagtttttgGAAAGAGCAGTAGAGTCACGAGAGATCcatcctgggggagcttcatgaaacaagaagcctggagagaaaagacgtcaccatgttcactatgtgcctttcaagttgagagagaaacctggaacttcatcagcctttcttgagtgaaagtaacctcttgttcgtgccttaatttggacatttttatagacttgctttagttgggatcttttcatggccttagaactgtaaactagcaacttaataaatctctctttttaaaggccattccatttctggtgtatcgcattctggcagcttgcaaactagaacagattttggtattggagagggggtgctgctgcagtttgcaaataccaaacatgttcaAGCAGCTTTTTAACTGgacaaggggaagattctggaagagcttgatagagaaggcctaaaatgctttgtagagattgttggtagaaatgtggactctgggGATGCCTGTGGCGAGCTAGATGGAAATGAAGCatgtgttattgtagactggaaggaaggcaatccttgttttaaaatggcagataatctggcaaagttgactagtggctttgtctggaaggcagattttaaaagccatgaactttgatatttagcagaagagatttccaagttaaatgtggaaagtgcagcctggtttctcctcatagTATATAGCGAAATGCagcaagaaagagataagctgagaactgaacacttgggtgcaaagaaaccagaaattgatgttctaggaaattctgggcttccaggaggggagacttcagagaatagtgccccacatgaagatttaaccaaatgtggaaccagtcagccatttcagaaaaatccaggattggaaatggagttatccaggaaggattgtTGGAAACTCATGCTGTCTGGTGGCACAATTCTTGCTTACTACATGGAAAAcaaacaagagtgctgtgggaccagTATAAATGGAGCTGCtgtcagtctggactgggggtcTTAGAAAAGGGACAgtatgaaggtaaaataacttcaaagcCAGAACtctggaagctaaagtctaaagcCAAGAAAGCTCGGGGCAGGAGAGCGGActcacccaagtacttggagagggtgagtttgccccaaaggcagagagggtgggccttccaccttgcaGTGGCAGAGTCgtaccacctcaggccttggagaggatggagcacattcattggggattggagagagcctggctgccaccacatagagggGTTAAGCATGTGTCCCAGAGGTGGCAAAGAACctgggtgtggccctgatgcttggagagggtggagccgagaaaaaggtggtctccccagtgtcccccaagattgcatttggagagaggcagtccactgcataagcccttggaaagggtggaaccgctgctttctaaagccctgaagatgagtgacttttagactttgaaatctaatggactttgccctgcaggttttcgaaattgcttgggtctggtgacccctgtgttccttccaattcctccctatagaaatggTATATGTATCCTGtaactgtctctcctttgtatgttgacagcaaataacttgtttgcgtttcacaggtccagagccagaggagaatttttcagttaggacagaccatgcctgtagctaacTCTtagactttgtattgcatttgtattgttactaaaatgctTTAAGATGTCCTGATGTTGTTATaggatgaatgcattttgtatatgggaaaaacatgtcttttgggggtccagaggatggactATCAGCTGCCATGAATGCACCTGTGCCAggctgaaaggattatgtaccctagaaaagccatgttttaatcctgatccatttgtgGAGGCAgactgttcttttaatccatatttagtactgtaggttgggaacctgattagattatctccacagccATGTACCTCACCCATtagtgggtattaacctttgattagagggagatgtgactccacccattccaggtgggtcttgattagtttactggagccctttaaaagaggaacatttggagagagagaaccatgagagcccatgcagccagagacctttggagatgaagaaggaaagagaccctgggggagctttatgaaacaagaaactggagagaaagttagcagatgtcaccatgttcaccatgtgcctttccagttgagagagaaatcctgagcttcactggccttctcaaaccaaggtatctttccctgataccttagattgcacatttctatagccttcctTTAATTTTCTAAGCCTTCCTCtaatttccttggccttagaactgtaaactagcaacttaataaatcccccattttaaaagccatccgtttctggcatatcacattctggtagctagcaaatgAGAATAGTAACTCAAGATGCCATCATGTGCCCCTTGTGTGTGGCCTCTGCAGCCACGTCCCTCCCAGCCTGGCTCCCTCTGCCTAGCCTCGGCCCCTCCCCAATGACAGTGTCTGCCCAGTGCCCGTCTCTTGTTTGCTCTTTTGGTTGGGCATCTCCTTCCTTTCAGGTGGTGCCAGGGGGACTGACTCTCATGGGTGACTGATTACACAAGTCATGGCAAGAGCTTAGGGTCAGATGGAGCGCTGCAAAGGACATGGGGCTTGGTGGAGGGGAAGCCTGAGCCTGTGTCTGGCAGTCACTGCCCACCCATGTCGGCCCTCAGGCTCACAGCCGGCGTCACTGCTGCAGGAGGCCCGCGTGGTGCTCATCGACCTTGATCTTTGCAACTCCACGGAGTGGTATAATGGGCGCATCAGCACTACCAACGTGTGTGCCGGCTACCCTGAGGGCAAGATCGACACCTGCCAGGTAACTCCTGCGGCTACCCTGCCCTCCCAGCCCATCCTGCAACCCCCCTCCAGGCCCTGGGGTCCCTGGGGACGCCATCTACATGCCTCTTCCCAGGGCCTCCTCTAGGGACCCCTCCTGGTCCAGCACCTTCAGCCACCCGTGCACAAGGAGACCCCCACGAGCCCGCATGCTCACATCCCACAAGCTCTACTGCCATCACCTGTGTCCCTAGCTGCAGGAAACCATGTGGCTGTGGACATTGTCCTCTCAGAGCCTTAAGATCCCTCGGGGCAGGGGGCAGTGACTCAGGGAGAGTCAGCTCTGTGTCCTTCTGGGCAGGGGGACAGCGGCGGGCCCCTCATGTGCAAAGACAACGTGGAGAACGTCTACATGGTGGTGGGGATCACCAGCTGGGGGGTAGGCTGTGCCCGTGCCAAGCGTCCTGGAGTCTACACGTCCACCTGGCACTATCTGGACTGGATTGCTTCCAAGATCGGTTCTAGTGCCCTGCACACAGCCCAGCCCACCACCACGGCCCCCACCACCACCCGGCCCCACCCTCCCCGGCCCACCCCTGCCCGGCTCCCCTCCACCCGCCCCTGGTATTACCAGCACCCCCCTGGACCTCCTCCCCAGCCCCggccgccccccccgccccccccgccgcccccccccgcccccgccgccgcccctcccaccccccccgcccccgccgcccacCAAAACCATGCAAGGGCTGTCTTTCCCCAAGCGCCTGCGGCTCCTTATTGCGACTTTGAAGAAGAAGAGCTCTTTTGATGTCAGGGCCTCCTATGACCTGGAAGCCGCAGACCACCCTGACCTGACCCCCTCTTCCTGACCCGAGCCCACCGCAGCACACCCAGTGGGTTCTCTATTCATGAGAAAAGAAAGGCGAAATAAAGAGACGCACAACCGTATATACAGACTCGCACAGACACGCCCACATGGAGCCCGCTCTCCGCACCCCCCCTTCGCCCCCAGCTCGGAGCAGCCCTCCCCACAGAGCAGCCCTTCTCACCCCCAACAAGGTGGACTTGCTTGGATGTTAGTGTCCGTTATGATTTTTTTCGTCTTGATTTTTTTAACACTGGATGTGGGACCTGGGGACTTGACCGGATGTGATCTGCTTTCCCGCTGACGGCGGAGCTGCACGTGCGAGGATGTAGGCTGGACAAGGGCGCAGCGCTGTGGGCTGGGCAGATGGAACAGGAGGTGGGTCCCACTCTCCGCTGAGCATGTTGTCCTGGTGGCGTGAAGAAACCCGTGGAAAGCGTCCTCCCAGGTGGACGGCTCGTGACTGGGCCGCCCAGTCCAGCGCCCACTCACACCACAGGCTGCAAGCTGCTCAGCGGTGACAGTTGGGGCGTTGCTGGTCAAGTTTATCACCAGTCTGGGGTTAAGGCTATTAGTCTTGGGTTCCAGCAAATTAGAACATTTCTTTGATAAAGCCTCCCAGGAATAGTGAGAGGGGGTGCTTCTTGGGTGCCAGGGGTGGGCTTGGAATGACAGCCTTGCATTTAAGGtcatttatttatcttccatCACAAACAACTGAAGCCAATTCAAGCCATTTAAGAGTGGAAATTTATGTATTATAAGATTAAAAAACTGTCCTACAGAAAACCCAGGGGAACAGTCAAAACTGGTTCTGCCCACCCAGGCCAGGGCCACAGTCAGTGAGAACTGCTTGCAGCACTTACAAACTGCAGAGACACTGAGGGCCCTGGAGGGAGAGGGGCAGCCACTGAGGCTGCCCTGGGGAGCCCCAGGGAGAGAGGAGACCCTGCCTCCTGGTTGAGCATATGCTGCGTGGAAGTGTCTCATGCTCTGGACAGGAGGTGccgtgggaggtgggaggggtcaGGGCAGGGATGGTCAGTGCCCTTGGGCTCCtggaggtgggagggggcaggggcggATGGTCAGCGCCCTCAGGGTCCTGAAGGGGCGACAGCACCCATGCTACGGGGCTGCTGTGGGGTTTGGTGCACTGTGAATTCCTATCGGCTGGCGGGTGCCTTACCCTCACCACAATTTGTCCACTCAGGACCCCTGAGAGGCGCTGGCCACGTAGGAGGGCCTGCAGGTTGGTCTGGGCCACCTGTAGCTTAGCAATTTTGGATTAAAGTTGAAAAGCCAAATTCTGTCTTGGCTAAGAGCCAACCACTAAATTTGTGCTGGCATGATGATTAATTTTGTTGGCTTTTGGTCTCTTCCCCCTCAGGCCAGTTTCTTGATCTTTGGGTATATAATCTTTGTACACTGTAAATGCTGAGAAAACCAGACACAATGCCTCGTCACAGAGTAGGACAGAAGCCAAGTGGCCACAAGGCCTAGAAAGCAGGACAGCAAAGGCCTGAGTCACAGCAGGTGGGGTCTGTGGGTCAGGAGCAGGGATGGGGAGGACAGACGCTGGCGATGGTGAGGGGGACACACACCAGGCATTCCCTCCACCCCAGATGCTTCAGCCCCTCTCTTCCCTGTCTACTGGGATCTAGGGGTCTCCCTGGTGTGCCCTCATTACTTACATGCTCAAGCCTGCCTCCCTCAGGTGTCAGGGCCCACATCTACCGGGCACTCAGATGGAAGCCAGAGAGTGGGTGAAACATGATGAGCCTGGCAGACAGTTTCTTGTGTACCCTTTTGGAATATTCCACGCACGTCTTTGTTTATACATAATACAATCCCCTCTGTTTTCACTGTTTatactatctgttctagtttgctagttgcgagaatgtgatataccaggaatgaaacagcttttaaaaagaggaatttagtaagttacaagttaaccgttttaaggctgtgaaaatgttcaaattaaagcaaggctatagaattgtccaatctaaggcatccagggaaagataccttggttcaaggacatcagtgatgttcagggtttctctctcaagtggtaGGGCACACGGTGagcgtggtgacatctgctagctttctctccaggtttcttgtttcatgaagttctccagga from Tamandua tetradactyla isolate mTamTet1 chromosome 7, mTamTet1.pri, whole genome shotgun sequence includes:
- the ACR gene encoding LOW QUALITY PROTEIN: acrosin (The sequence of the model RefSeq protein was modified relative to this genomic sequence to represent the inferred CDS: deleted 1 base in 1 codon); its protein translation is MVEMVPTAVLLVLATSVAARNNDTCDGPCGLRFRQNLPGSVRVVGGQASVPGAWPWMVSVQVFTYHNSRRYHTCGGILLNAHWVLSAAHCFKDKDKVNQWRLIFGAREVLSGSNAPVRPPAQERFVEKIIVHEKYGNRLKMNDIALLKVTPPVSCGAFVGQACLPPFKAGPPTIPQACWVAGWGFLREQGSQPASLLQEARVVLIDLDLCNSTEWYNGRISTTNVCAGYPEGKIDTCQGDSGGPLMCKDNVENVYMVVGITSWGVGCARAKRPGVYTSTWHYLDWIASKIGSSALHTAQPTTTAPTTTRPHPPRPTPARLPSTRPWYYQHPPGPPPQPRPPPPPPPRPPPPPPPPLPPPPPPPPTKTMQGLSFPKRLRLLIATLKKKSSFDVRASYDLEAADHPDLTPSS